In Juglans regia cultivar Chandler chromosome 13, Walnut 2.0, whole genome shotgun sequence, the following proteins share a genomic window:
- the LOC108979076 gene encoding uncharacterized mitochondrial protein AtMg00810-like — translation MLVSQHLSADGPLFSDPTLYKSLVGALQYLTITRLDIAHVVNSVSQFLHSLTEDHFQAIKRILHYVKGTLHFGLTFHPFATLGALAAYSDADWAGCPNTCCSTSVYSIYLGDNLVSWIAKKQPTVSCSSCESEYRALALTAVEILWLTHLLRDIKVSLP, via the coding sequence ATGCTTGTTTCTCAACACCTGTCTGCTGATGGTCCTCTGTTCTCGGACCCTACACTTTACAAATCTCTTGTGGGTGCTCTACAATACTTGACAATCACACGTCTTGATATTGCTCATGTCGTAAATTCAGTTAGTCAATTTCTACACTCTCTGACTGAAGATCACTTTCAAGCTATCAAACGCATTCTTCACTATGTTAAGGGTACACTACACTTTGGACTTACTTTTCATCCATTTGCCACTCTTGGTGCTTTAGCTGCCTACTcagatgcagattgggcaggcTGCCCTAATACTTGTTGCTCCACATCGGTCTATTCCATTTATCTTGGTGACAATTTGGTCTCTTGGATTGCCAAGAAACAACCCACTGTCTCTTGCTCCAGTTGTGAATCTGAGTACCGTGCCTTGGCTCTCACTGCCGTTGAAATTCTCTGGCTCACACACCTCCTTCGTGATATCAAAGTTTCCCTTCCATAG